In one window of Bemisia tabaci chromosome 6, PGI_BMITA_v3 DNA:
- the Mhcl gene encoding unconventional myosin-XVIIIa isoform X7, protein MTVDLAEEHSTATVASERLEIETSERLRLEKELQEIQIKNKRLQENGERLELEVLHLHSADVNGSALHSEDDDDESGDRTGVYKRRYERVARELEFAKRRLDQQHQDDLEQLIGLRKQLEKKLADAYEEVEEQRQVVAQWKRKVQKLNSELNDVRLLLEEQNSRNILLEKKQRKFDAELQMLQDELRQERQQKERSSREREIAVSEKYSMEQTLSAVKLELELKEQKLVNLNRELEELMFNGSTEEEVANLKKSKHQLDNKIKDQEEELDDLAGQVQMLEQAKLKLEMSLEQMRKEHRRELMQKDDEIEDARCSAVKKVKALECQLESEHEERTLLLRERHELERRLNDLEDRERVNRTSDQEQLNRLRRDLKRTKALLQDAQIMLQQAKADTPNKTILRQLRNQLEDAECARNLAIKARQTAEADLLEVQLALEEATRAKNEAEEKSAVISRERSQLQTQLDENEEELAEVLKKYRATVQQLSSEQSQLREQVGKIVELETERQSLKEQLNEMTSRLENVGSMNDPVSSLTVKRLELKCKELESKLELEQTTRSRMEVQISRLKETVERLQSDTDIAKGREAAAQDLVRKLQRNIRDLKEQLSQHESRENSETVKRKELEKRLEESEAETSAAKTDLRLALQRIEDLQLAIQGELDQDDEDDDSATDSDNSASSDESFESFLTNHNSGSADRSSVIRSNFSRSEEVSPLKITNSSASAKESSSPPSSFA, encoded by the exons ATGACTGTGGATTTGGCCGAAGAACATTCTACTGCAACTGTTGCCAGTGAAAGACTTGAAATCGAAACATCTGAACGCTTGAGGCTTGAAAAAGAGTTGCAAgaaattcag ATCAAAAACAAACGCCTGCAAGAAAACGGAGAAAGGTTAGAACTCGAAGTATTACACCTTCACTCAGCAGATGTGAACGGAAGCGCACTACATAgtgaagatgatgatgatgagagTGGAGATCGAACTGGAGTCTACAAACGACGCTATGAGCGTGTTGCTCGAGAGCTAGAATTTGCAAAACGCAGATTGGATCAGCAGCATCAGGACGATTTAGAGCAACTCATCGGACTCCGCAAACagttagagaaaaaa cttgcaGATGCATACGAAGAAGTTGAAGAACAAAGACAAGTTGTTGCCCAGTGGAAACGTAAAGTGCAGAAACTAAATTCAGAGCTGAACGATGTGCGGCTCCTTTTAGAGGAACAAAATTCTAGgaatattttacttgaaaagaAGCAGAGGAA GTTTGACGCCGAATTACAAATGTTGCAAGACGAGTTAAGGCAAGAGCGGCAGCAGAAAGAGCGTTCTTCTCGGGAGCGAGAGATTGCTGTCAGCGAAAAGTATTCAATGGAGCAAACATTAAGT GCTGTGAAACTAGAACTAGAACTGAAGGAACAAAAATTAGTCAATTTAAATCGAGAGCTAGAAGAATTAATGTTCAATGGAAGCACGGAAGAAGAAGtagcaaatttaaagaaatctAAACATCAGCTAGACAATAAAATCAAAGACCAG gaGGAAGAGCTGGACGACTTAGCAGGCCAAGTACAAATGTTAGAGCAAGCCAAATTAAAGTTAGAGATGAGTTTAGAACAAATGAGGAAGGAACACCGAAGAGAATTGATGCAGAAAGACGATGAAATAGAAGATGCTAGATGTAGTGCTGTGAAAAAAGTTAAAG ctcTAGAATGCCAGTTAGAGAGTGAACATGAAGAAAGGACTCTTCTTCTTCGGGAGCGACATGAGCTAGAAAGACGACTGAACGATTTAGAAGATAGAGAACGTGTGAATAGGACTAGCGATCAAGAGCAGTTGAATAGGCTCCGGAGGGATCTGAAACGAACCAAAGCTTTGCTACAAGATGCGCAGATTATGCTACAGCAAGCCAAAGCAGACACTCCGAACAAAACCATCTTGCGACAGCTCCGGAATCAG CTGGAAGATGCTGAGTGTGCACGGAACCTTGCCATCAAAGCTCGCCAGACTGCAGAAGCCGATCTCTTGGAAGTTCAGCTCGCCCTTGAGGAAGCAACCAGAGCCAAAAACGAAGCGGAAGAAAAATCCGCAGTTATTTCTCGCGAGAGGTCGCAACTTCAAACTCAGTTagatgaaaatgaagaagaattaGCAGAA GTTTTAAAGAAATACAGAGCAACTGTGCAACAGCTCTCGAGTGAACAGAGTCAGTTGCGAGAACAAGTTGGAAAAATTGTAGAGCTTGAAACTGAACGTCAATCGCTGAAGGAGCAGTTGAACGAGATGACATCACGATTAGAAAACGTAGGATCAATGAATGACCCCGTCTCTTCGCTGACTGTCAAGCGGCTTGAGCTCAAGTGCAAAGAACTGGAATCCAAATTAGAATTAGAACAAACTACACGTTCCAGGATGGAG GTACAAATTAGCAGACTGAAAGAAACGGTAGAAAGACTTCAAAGTGATACAGACATCGCTAAAGGCCGAGAGGCCGCAGCACAGGATCTAGTCCGAAAACTACAGAGGAACATCAGGGACTTGAAAGAGCAATTGAGTCAGCACGAGTCTCGAGAGAACAGTGAGACGGTCAAACGGAAGGAGCTGGAAAAGAGACTTGAGGAGTCAGAAGCAGAAACCTCGGCAGCAAAGACTGATCTGCGTTTGGCGTTGCAAAGGATCGAAGACCTCCAGCTGGCAATTCAAGGCGAGTTAGATCAggatgatgaagatgatgacTCTGCGACAGATAG